DNA from Vicia villosa cultivar HV-30 ecotype Madison, WI unplaced genomic scaffold, Vvil1.0 ctg.003280F_1_1, whole genome shotgun sequence:
TCAAATCAAAACATGCTGTATAATAAAAAACGAGAATCACAATCATGAGTGAATATGAGCATGCATGCTACGAGTTTTTAAACGTTAAAGGGCTCATGTTTGGATCCATACTTACCCTAAATTTCCTCAGGTGGAGATTGGAATGGTTGCAAAGCTTTGAAAGTGACTGCAATAGTGAACACGAATTTTCACTTTCTTTGAGAATTTTGCAAGTATGGGAGAGGTATTTTGGAGGCTAGGGTTTCGTGATCCACCATACTGCAATTGTTATGAATATATAGTAGGCTATTTTAGGGTTTAAAAAGATGGAaagaatcatttgttttgattgaagaaaatttgatttgttttttgaatcaaatctttcttTTTTGAATTTCCATCTATTTTCCTCCCCTTTCTTTCACGTGTAATGGGGTATTGGAATGAACTTGGACATGTTTACACATATGGAAAGTTTTGAAtaatttgatttggtttatttttttgatttaatttgatttatattgaatttaattaaataaatccaaaaataaatataatacaatCATAAAATAAGTATCAAATAGTCTTTGGGCCTTTAATAAACTTGGAATCTCGTGGGTGATCAAAAAGTTATGGCTCATTGCTCAAAAATATGAAATTGGTCAGTTAAAGCTTTATTCATTTCTCAGATTTTGCCCAACTTGCACCGATCATAACTCATCCAATTTTTATCGTAtaaaggtgttctaggactttttggaaagcttaggatgtcctctacaagctactttggaagcttttttccatttggagattttatcttgatgatatggcttgtgcgagaaaactgctttttgcgagttcctagaaggacctgtaatgttttggcttatatctcttatgcggaagcatttcttgacctcgggctcaacataaaagttgtagagaattgaatttccttgagaataggctttggttgggaaatttttgatgaacCAATTGAGatttatgatcagtcaaagttcagttgactttccccttaaaaccctaatttagtaacttcttcctttgatgattttggacctttttcctgatgaatcatgatcaaattttgatcaaatgatgaatataacatagAAATGTTGATGTTGCCCAAAAatcgggagttttgactgtactttgtcCATAGTTGACTTCTAGGTCAAAAATAGTCAACTGTTGATCGTTTGAGCGTTCGAATGAGCAATCCTGtggatcaaggcttgaaatttgtcatgagggtcctttgaggcatatgagaggccatggagccTATTTGGGGTCTCAGAATTTGATTAACCTTGAGaaaattcaaaccctagttctgacCTTCATTGCTTAGGAGGAGAATGAACATGCTTTCAGTCAGGGATCATATGAGCCTGGGGAGACTAACTGAGCTCAATTATCTTGAAATttaatgggaaaattttggggtatgacagctgcccctgttcaatcttcttaaatctgaggatgtagagtggtttgtatgccagtcgaaatctgaagatggaagaggattgaacactagaataccaagaaatttgcccttgcggaTGTAGGGATTTTTAgctgagatgggcttagagatgccatctagCTGAGGTATTTGTCAGCAAcctggggggtcatgcttcccaaggtgcgtatatgatagatcttcagaatgtttggggttcaagcttccaaacaTATATCTGGGATAGAGATTCAtagatgttcggggttcgagcttccgaaacatctaccatagaattcagatcattcggggtttaAGCTTCCGAAatatatctgccgtagatttcataacatccggggttcaggcttccggaatgttTCTATCGTAGAATTTAtaatatccggggttcaagcttccggaacataactgttgtaaaattcagatcattcggggttcaagcttccgaaacatatctgtcgtagtttTCAGAACATccagggttcatgcttccggaacgtttctggcgtagagttcagatcatccggggttcaagcttccggaacatatctgtcgtagaattcagatcattcggggttcaagcttccgaaacatatctgtcgtagtttttcagaacatccggggttcatgcttccggaacgtttctggcgtagagttcagatcatccggggttcaagcttctggAACATATCtgttcagatcattcggggttcaagcttccgaaacatatctattgagaatctggggttcaagcttccagactgTATATTTGATAGAAATTAGTTTTGTTGATTATATTTTCCTggccagttggtcgacctgaaaaacaaagttagttttatgcaatgtcatgatgcatgtattgcaCTGTAATATGaaactctcaaaataaatgagaatcttcGCATGTTATGTTTGTGTTCACCATGATGATGCATAGATGTAGATGCATGATGTATGGGTATGTGTATGTAAATACTCATTGATAACCCTGTATAGTAGCTCTTtgtaggaaaataaatccctatttgttgCTGGAGATGATAACAATATGATTGTATGACGAATTTCTTGTCTTTTTGTGCAAGAATATCTGGTTGGGGATTTTTATTTACCCTTGAGGCGTACATCCTTGTAGGAGAAAGATACCTTCTTTGAGGAATGATTTGTGGGGATATTTCCATACTGTTGACTATGGGAGGACACATGGATGACTTAGATGTTATTCTATTGTTTTTCCTGTTTCCTGTGAATGTAAGAATACTTTGGCAAGCACTAGTCATATTCagaatgcatatgttcattcataatcatcattggacgtttgcatattcaaaacaGAGAAAGTAAAAAAAGGTAAACTTGCAGTAATTTTGTATTGATTTGGAAAAGGGCCATAAAACAGGcgaattagtacaaggagacagaATTCCTAGTAAGAGGAAATCGCCGTGCAATTTTTGAAAGGAAGTACAAAGAGAATAAAGAAAAACAGCTATGTGGAAGTGATCTCATTGGGTTTCGACTCAGCTATTGCCACTATgccttcgagtatctcatcccttgcttgtttgGAGGAGATGATTGCATTGATTAGTGCCTTTTGAACTTGACCTTGGTAACAAAATCAACTGGAGATTGATGAGTGATGATCCaatgggacatagtcgtacgcttttaatccctaacttttgcctagaccgccttttcaggttttcagcctaccgggatacccttttttgcccaagccgccttttcaggttttcgacttgccgggtgtacattttttatatatatatccctaacttttgcccgaacccttttggttcgtcaggatgcccttatttttgcctaggtatgtCAACCTAGCGGGTctattttatgcgtagtattttttaactatgtctgcattcacagggtgcgggaagtcttcgccatccattGTGGTAAGCATCATGGCTCCGccagaaaatattttcttaatcaCAAATGGTCCTTCGTACGTAGGAGTCCATTTtcccctgggatcaccttgtggaagGATGATGCGCTTTATTACCAAgtcaccagtttggtatgcctgGTGCTTGACCTTTTTGTGTaatgctttgatcatacgtttctgatatAATTGTCCATGACATACaaccgcaagcctcttctcatcaatcaagtttatctgatctagtcgagtctggatccacTCGTCTTCGCCCAAGTCTGCATCTTTCATAATtctcagggaaggaatctgaatttcgaTAGGCAagactgcctccataccataaaccaatgaGAAAGGATTTGCCCCAGTTGAGGTACGTGCAgaagtgcgataaccatgaagggcaaatggtaacatctcgtgccaatctttGTATGTTACCGTCATCTTTTGTacgatcttctttatgttttttttagcggcttccactgcgccattcatctttggtctgtatggagaagaattgtggtgtttgatcttgaactgcgtgcagagcttagtgatcatcttgttgttcagattAGTACCATTATCTGTAATAATCCTTTCAGGGATaccataccgacagatgagattatgcttgatgaaTCGAGCCACGACATTCTTAGTTCCTGAAGCAAATGAGgccgcttccacccactttgtaaaataatcaatagccacgaGGATAAAGCGATGcccattggaagcagtaggcttgatttctctgatcatatcaatgccccacattgcaaaaggccaaggagcagtcaaGACATTtagtggaactggaggtacatgcactttatCAGCGTAGATCTGACACTTATGGCAAGTCCTGGAATGATggtgacaatcagtttccatggTGGACCAGTAATagcctgctctcagaatctttttagccatggtATGTCCGCTGGAAGGAGTTCCAAAAATAccgtcatgcatgtcttccattattttttctgcttccttcttgttcacacaacgaagcaaagttgaGTCGTGATTGCGTTTGTATAAGATCCCATTACTCAGGAAGAACTTGGCAGAGAACCTTCTTAAAAACTTCCTATcattgatggatgccccttcaggatattcCTGAGCTTCAAGGTATCTCTTTACTTCATAGAACCATGGCTTCTCGTCTTCCTCTTCTGTAACAATCTCACAACAATGTGCTGGCTCATCCAATCTTTCAATAGTGATCATCggtgcctcattgtcccacctgactttgaacatagatgacatggtagccaatgcgtctgccaattgattctcttcTCGTGGAATATgctcaaaagtaatctcttcaaaATAAGGGATCAAAGTTAACACATGTTCCTTGTAAGggatgagattaggatgcttcgtgtcccattctcctttgacctGACTGATTACCAAGGCTGAGTCCCCATATACTTCTAGAAATTTGATTCTCAAGTCGATTGCGGCTTTGAGACCCATGATGCACGCTTCATATTcggccatattgttggtgcagtcaaagcatagtctagcagtgaatggtgtatgtccgcCTTTGGGAGAAATAATTACAGCACCAataccattgccaagtgcattcgaagctccgtcaaaaaccatagtccatcgggatcctggttcaggtccttcatccggaccaggCTCTTCAAAGTCAGTAACAAGCATGatatcttcatctggaaattcaaaattcatggACTGATAGTCATCTACCGCTTGATGAGCCAAATGATCAGCTAGTACACTTCCTTTGATTACTTTCTGCGTGGTATACTGGATGTCGTACTCTGTcaatatcatttgccatcttgctattcgccCGGAgagagcaggcttctcaaagacatacttgataggatccattttagagatcaataaagtagtatggttcaacatatactgtctcagtcggcgagcagcccatgccaaagcgcaacaagttttctcgagcagtgagtatcttgtttcacagtcggtaaactttttgctaaggtagtatattgcatgctcttttcgaccagactcgtcatgtttccccagtacacaccccattgagttctctaacactgttaggtacattatcagaggtcttccatcAACTGGTGGCATCAGAATTGGAGGTTCTTGAAggtactctttgattttgtcaaaagcTAACTGACACTCGTCATTCCATCTTACCACTTGATCTTTcctcaacagtttgaagattggtACACAAGTGGTCGTCAGGTGGGAAATAAACCTTgcaatataattcaaacgtcccagGAAACCCCTGACTTCCTTCTCAGTAcgtggtgcaggcatctcttgaatagctttaACCTTGGTCgggtcgacttcaatacctttactgctgacgacgAACCCTAGGAGCTTACCGGATCTTGCCTTAAAAGTGCATTTGTtcggattcaatctcaatttgtatTTCTTTAACCTGTCAAAAAGCTTATGCAAATGGATGAGGTGTTCCTCTTCAGTGTCAGATTTTGCGATCATATCATCCACGTACACTTCTATTTCttggtgaatcatatcatggaacaaggCTACCAtagcacgctgatatgttgcccctgcgttcttcaaaccgaaaggcattactttgtaacaaaaagtcccccaaggtgttgtgaatgttgtcttctccatgtcttctggcgccatcttgatctgattgtaaccagagaagccatccatgaaagaaaacactttgcattgtgcagtattgtccaCCAGTGTATCAATGTGAGGCAGCGGAAAATCATCTTTTcggcttgctcgattcaaatctctatagtcaacGCACATTCTTACTTTCCCATCCTTCTTAGGTACTGGCAcgatattggcgatccatggtggataactcACTACCTTCAGAAACCCAGCATTAAACTGTTTCTCAACTTCGTCTTTAATCTTTTTGGCCATATCAGGTCTACTTCTTCGTAGCTTCTGTTTTACCgaaggactatcttccttgattGGTAGGCGGTGCATCACAATATCAGTATCAAGACCGggcatatcttcgtaagaccaaACGAAAATCTCGACATAGTCTTGTAGCATCTGGATTAGtctctgtttgacactgtcttcCAACCCAGCGCCtaccttgacttctttcttttcttcgtcagtaccaagattcacaacttcaatcggctcttcgtgcggctgtatagttctttcttcttgctctaacagtctggcaagttctctaggcatttcacaatcttcctcgccttcctcctcagcttggtagatcagATTGTCAAAGTCATAATTGGCAGTAGCAAAGTCGTTATCAATGGGATCCAGAGTGGATGTGAATCTGCagtgtattatgtgggtgtgtgtaagaacacatagctatttaataatataaaaaagaagcaaaaacataGAGCGCAATATTTTAATATGAAACGTCCAATGatttatttgaatgaaaatatgattatgaaatgacaagccctaacaaatggaccaCTGTGCCCCGGGAAAGGCATATGGCTTTGAAGTTTATTGTTTGAATTACATAACCAAAACTTGGGATAGAAAACAGTAAAAAACAGGAAAAATTGCAATTACTCCTGGTTGAAGGAGATAGAGATAACATCTTCGGTCTTCCAGTTGCTCAGCCCATGGTCAGGTGTCGCAAAGATCCACTTGTCTAGATTACAGTTGCTTTCCCCATCTTCCAAGGCATTGACTCCTTTGCTAACGAAGtgagacattaatcctccaggaCGGGTGTGATGATTACTCTTCTGAGTTCCACTAGTACAGCCTAAACCAAGTTTGTCAGATTTATATGGGACATCAATGAGTTGGCCCCAAACAgtacaaccaccttcttcaacTATAGCCTTAGCATCCTTCAGAGAAGCCATTGTCGGAGGAATCCGAGTAACTTTAGGAACAGTAGGAGTGTGCTTGGCAGTAGAGACAACTTGAGGAACTAATTCAAAAGTCTGGCAAGGAGTCTCGATGAATTCACTGTTCACTTCGATATACTTATACTCATTCACATAgctaaccacatactcttcttccccATGCACAGTGACGATCTTGCCATTTGCAGGGTACTTCAGCTTCTGATGCAAAGTAAATGTCACAgcacttgccccatgtatccacggGCGCCCAAGCAAGCAAGAATAGGCAGggtgaatatccatcacatagaacaaggAGTTGAAagtttgagaacccactctgattgggagctcaaTCTCTCCATAGATTGTACTCTTCGACCCATCGAAAGCTTTGACCACCACATTACTGGGTTTTAGCACTGTCCCTTCAGAATCAAGTCTATCCAGCACCATTTTAGGCAATACATTCAAggaggaaccgttatctaccagcacatgggACAGAGTAGTGCCCTTACACtcaatggagatatgcaaggccttgttatgattttttccagcaggaaTCAAATCAGCATCAAAAAACCCCAGGTAGTTGTCCGTTGTCAAACTTGCAACACAGTTCTCAAATTGATTAACAGAAATTTCTTGTGGTACGTGTGCAGCTTTTAGAAATTTCATCAAAGCCCTAACATGAGCCTCAGGACAGGTTAACAATGAGAGCATGGATATCTTGGAGGAAGTGTGCCCCAATTGTTCGATCACATCATAATCACTTTTCCGGATGATCTTCGGAATTTCATCCATTTCCTTCTGGGAGACTTCTTCAGCAGTAGCTTCTACTGGTGTCTGAACTGGTTCCAGCATTGGTCCCTTTCCTCGCACATCAGCGGTTGAATCGGAAACAGGGACCTGGGTTGAGGTATTGGCATCAGGAGAAATTTCCGAGGAGA
Protein-coding regions in this window:
- the LOC131640723 gene encoding uncharacterized protein LOC131640723, with the protein product MGPRESFKEYAQKWRDLAGRVQPPLVDRELVDMFMGTLTGTFYSYLLGSSSAGFTDLILTGERVESGIRSGKIQVATSSSVTKKPYSGKTEANAVHSQKGRNRNDSSQSVGAVLISTPTPRPNQQQGYQHRQDAPRRNFTKINMSLNQAWQHLLKANLLAPVAPPNINTSSPRYDPNARCAYHSDCVGVVNAVDQNSYVTNVLGLTTPLPLIKKKLLQAGLFPGCIEDCYYCSSQSNGCAILKTDIQCLMDNRTIMFEKVPSMENLCEDLAQNLKFEDVSVISKTPVRIPTKGPIRITVEPKIAPLIITKPGPIPYSSDKAVPWNYGNDVYIHGVKQEAVNDEPVKIPNPDIDNIVGTSKVTRSGRIFSSEISPDANTSTQVPVSDSTADVRGKGPMLEPVQTPVEATAEEVSQKEMDEIPKIIRKSDYDVIEQLGHTSSKISMLSLLTCPEAHVRALMKFLKAAHVPQEISVNQFENCVASLTTDNYLGFFDADLIPAGKNHNKALHISIECKGTTLSHVLVDNGSSLNVLPKMVLDRLDSEGTVLKPSNVVVKAFDGSKSTIYGEIELPIRVGSQTFNSLFYVMDIHPAYSCLLGRPWIHGASAVTFTLHQKLKYPANGKIVTVHGEEEYVVSYVNEYKYIEVNSEFIETPCQTFELVPQVVSTAKHTPTVPKVTRIPPTMASLKDAKAIVEEGGCTVWGQLIDVPYKSDKLGLGCTSGTQKSNHHTRPGGLMSHFVSKGVNALEDGESNCNLDKWIFATPDHGLSNWKTEDVISISFNQE